The following proteins come from a genomic window of Methanothrix sp.:
- the cooS gene encoding anaerobic carbon-monoxide dehydrogenase catalytic subunit has protein sequence MEPERISYHESVRRMYEQIRKDGMSNLWDRYESQGMGGDPDRRCPYCMAGTRCDLCSNGPCRADAAKDKRGVCGISADGMAMRMMLLRNVMGASTYHYHAEQTIRTLRSTALGRTPFRIVEQEKLRHLASMLDIDTSGSPEDIALRLCDAVEEDFSRSYYQESLIVDRFAPAERKELWRALGIFPGGIHGEILLATSSCLTNVDGSYESLAMKAMRLSIAMAYQSQLILEHCQDVLFGIPRPHRMMVDLGVLDPDYVNVIVNGHEPFMGFAMIMLARRPEWQERARSAGARGLRVIASIETGQEIIQRWSVDGVLGGFTGNWISQEPMMATGSIDLMACDMNCSLPLDPEYARRYGFRLVPVSELVAFEGIEERLDYVPEQVEHQAAKLLEMAISNFPSRRARQKDVRDMPIGEATVGFSTESIMELLGGSLDSLLDALRSGQIRGVVGLVSCTTLRDSGQDVHSVALARELIKRDVLILSMGCGNAAMQLAGLCRKEAASLAGSGLGGICSSLGIPPVLSYGTCTDVGRLSGLLRSVSEALGVPVKDLPVAAAAPEYMEQKATIDAIFALAFGLYTYVNPVPTITGAPRLLDLLLRGCRDITGGVISVERDPVRAADLILGHIEEKRRALGI, from the coding sequence ATGGAGCCTGAGAGGATATCGTATCATGAATCTGTTCGGAGGATGTACGAGCAGATAAGGAAAGATGGCATGAGCAACCTCTGGGACCGCTATGAGTCCCAGGGGATGGGAGGGGATCCTGACAGGAGATGCCCCTACTGCATGGCGGGCACACGCTGCGATCTCTGCTCAAACGGTCCATGCAGGGCAGATGCAGCGAAGGACAAACGAGGTGTCTGCGGGATATCGGCGGATGGCATGGCGATGCGCATGATGCTTCTGAGAAACGTGATGGGAGCATCGACATACCATTACCATGCGGAGCAGACCATAAGAACGCTCAGGTCAACAGCTCTCGGTAGGACTCCGTTCAGGATCGTCGAGCAGGAAAAGCTCAGACATCTTGCATCCATGCTCGATATCGATACATCCGGATCTCCAGAGGATATCGCTCTCAGGCTCTGTGATGCAGTTGAGGAGGACTTCAGCAGGAGCTACTATCAGGAGAGTCTGATTGTTGATAGGTTCGCGCCTGCTGAGCGAAAGGAGCTGTGGCGGGCTCTGGGCATATTTCCTGGAGGCATCCACGGCGAGATACTTCTGGCCACAAGCTCATGCCTCACAAACGTCGATGGGAGCTACGAGAGCCTGGCGATGAAGGCGATGCGCCTCTCGATAGCCATGGCGTATCAGAGCCAGCTGATACTGGAACACTGCCAGGACGTGCTCTTCGGTATTCCGAGGCCTCACAGGATGATGGTCGACCTCGGAGTCCTGGATCCGGATTACGTTAACGTCATAGTCAACGGTCACGAGCCGTTCATGGGCTTCGCGATGATAATGCTCGCCAGGCGGCCTGAGTGGCAGGAGAGGGCGAGAAGCGCGGGCGCAAGGGGTCTGAGGGTAATAGCTAGCATCGAGACCGGCCAGGAGATAATCCAGCGTTGGTCCGTGGATGGGGTGCTCGGTGGTTTTACCGGAAATTGGATCTCCCAGGAGCCGATGATGGCCACCGGCTCCATAGACCTCATGGCATGCGATATGAACTGCTCGCTTCCTCTCGATCCAGAGTATGCGAGGAGATACGGCTTCAGGCTGGTTCCGGTCAGCGAGCTTGTCGCATTTGAGGGTATTGAGGAGAGGCTGGACTATGTCCCTGAGCAGGTGGAGCATCAGGCCGCGAAGCTCCTGGAGATGGCGATATCTAACTTCCCATCGCGGAGAGCGAGGCAGAAGGATGTGCGGGATATGCCCATCGGAGAGGCGACTGTTGGCTTCTCCACGGAGAGCATTATGGAACTGCTCGGAGGCAGCCTCGATTCGCTTCTGGATGCGCTGAGGTCCGGGCAGATCAGAGGCGTTGTGGGCCTGGTCTCATGCACCACGCTCAGGGATTCAGGTCAGGATGTGCACAGCGTCGCGCTTGCAAGGGAGCTCATAAAGAGAGATGTTCTGATCCTCTCGATGGGCTGCGGAAATGCGGCCATGCAGCTCGCAGGTCTCTGTCGAAAAGAGGCTGCATCTCTTGCAGGCAGCGGTCTTGGAGGAATCTGCAGCTCTCTGGGTATCCCGCCCGTGCTGAGCTACGGAACATGCACAGACGTCGGCAGGCTCTCCGGGCTTCTCAGGAGCGTCTCGGAGGCGCTCGGCGTACCTGTCAAGGATCTCCCTGTGGCTGCGGCAGCGCCTGAGTACATGGAGCAGAAGGCCACAATCGATGCGATCTTCGCCCTCGCGTTTGGCCTCTACACATACGTGAACCCCGTGCCGACAATCACCGGCGCTCCAAGGCTCCTGGATCTGCTCCTCAGAGGCTGCAGGGATATCACAGGCGGCGTGATATCCGTGGAGAGGGATCCTGTGAGGGCAGCGGATCTGATCCTGGGGCACATAGAGGAGAAGCGACGAGCGCTGGGGATCTGA
- the purB gene encoding adenylosuccinate lyase → MPIHPIDYRYGTPEMKAIWEEDYRIRMLFRVEAALARAEEEVGLIPKGAADAIARAAEIASPQRAKEIEAEIGHDMMAVVLAMAEVCDHGEWIHLGATSNDILDTATGLQLKASLEIIESKLRELLRVLLDMALENKNLVCAGRTHGQMAVPTTYGLRFAIWASEIARHIERLREIRPRAAVGKISGAVGTQAAFGPHGMTIQRRVMEILGLNEVDVSNQVVQRDRHAEVICLLALIASTLDKICVEIRTLQRTEIGEVEESFGRRQVGSSTMPHKRNPIRSEQVCGLARVIRAQVEPAFANIPLWDERDLTNSSCERVIFPEAFVLTDHIINLTIRILRGLRIRKENVERNLALLKGLNMAEAIMVELAKRGAGRQTSHEILRNASMRAFEEGRELLDVLLEDGTVTKYIREGELRELLDPHRYTGTAVEQVERLERKLRPYCG, encoded by the coding sequence ATGCCGATACATCCGATAGATTACAGGTACGGAACACCAGAGATGAAGGCGATCTGGGAGGAGGATTACAGGATCAGGATGCTCTTCAGGGTGGAGGCGGCCCTTGCCAGGGCCGAGGAGGAGGTCGGTCTAATCCCGAAGGGCGCTGCAGATGCGATAGCGAGGGCAGCAGAGATCGCATCGCCCCAGCGGGCAAAGGAGATCGAGGCCGAGATCGGGCATGACATGATGGCAGTGGTCCTGGCGATGGCGGAGGTCTGCGACCATGGGGAGTGGATACACCTCGGCGCGACATCGAACGACATTCTCGACACAGCCACAGGTTTGCAGCTGAAAGCATCCCTGGAGATCATCGAGTCGAAGCTAAGGGAGCTGCTCAGGGTCCTCCTGGACATGGCCCTGGAAAACAAGAATCTCGTATGCGCTGGTAGAACACACGGCCAGATGGCTGTTCCAACCACATATGGGCTGAGGTTTGCAATATGGGCCTCAGAGATCGCCCGCCACATTGAAAGGCTCAGGGAGATACGGCCCAGGGCTGCGGTCGGGAAGATCAGTGGCGCTGTCGGGACGCAGGCAGCGTTCGGGCCTCACGGCATGACCATACAGCGCAGGGTCATGGAGATCCTGGGGCTCAACGAGGTCGATGTCTCCAACCAGGTAGTCCAGAGAGATCGCCACGCGGAGGTCATCTGTCTCCTGGCCCTCATCGCATCGACTCTCGACAAGATATGCGTGGAGATAAGAACGCTTCAGAGAACAGAGATCGGGGAGGTGGAGGAGAGCTTCGGCAGGAGGCAGGTCGGGTCAAGCACAATGCCGCACAAGAGGAATCCGATAAGATCGGAGCAGGTCTGCGGGCTCGCGAGGGTGATAAGAGCACAGGTTGAGCCGGCGTTTGCGAACATACCTCTCTGGGACGAGAGGGATCTCACGAATTCGAGCTGCGAGCGCGTGATATTCCCGGAGGCCTTCGTGCTCACAGATCACATCATCAATCTCACCATCAGGATTCTCAGAGGGCTCAGGATACGGAAGGAGAACGTTGAAAGAAACCTCGCACTGCTCAAGGGTCTGAACATGGCTGAGGCCATCATGGTTGAGCTGGCGAAGAGGGGCGCTGGCAGGCAGACATCCCACGAGATACTGAGGAACGCCTCTATGAGAGCGTTCGAGGAGGGGCGGGAGCTCCTCGATGTCCTCCTGGAGGATGGGACTGTCACGAAGTACATTCGCGAGGGTGAGCTCAGAGAGCTGCTCGATCCCCACAGGTACACAGGCACGGCTGTTGAGCAGGTCGAGCGGCTCGAGAGGAAGCTGAGGCCATACTGCGGATGA
- a CDS encoding DNA-directed DNA polymerase, with amino-acid sequence MRFQILDANYVYDRNGHPVVQLFGVSDGGDSVICRVSGFRPYFYASAHDITHAAEAVRSMGLDVEIVERYEPIGYQSKPSEMLRITAIDPKSVRELRDRVREIPSVKAVYETDILFKNRFLIDTGLGGMAWVGVPDAERCEMRDRRRFIVDLPMDKLAPEDLESTAPLRFMAFDIECLPQNGEMPRPESSPVILISMAFHPPYRGLSDLVLVGKEISCERPDVEGCADEKALISRFVSVIDDYDPDILAGYNSNEFDIPYLRERASRLGIEMDVGRDGSTWLIKSIGGSKNVAVTGRVVVDLLPIIRSSFSLKQYTLRSAAMELIGEEKRDVNPARMESIWLEGDGLPDLISYSRRDAVLVMQLLLRLRLMDKYMALARASGSLLQDIVNGGQSGMVESLLLRRFRSHGRVLPPKPDSEESDERFMDADELKGGAVLTPVKGLVENVLILDYKSLYPTIMMAHNLCYSTVVTKERPPEVVKSPSGGDFAAPSVCRGIVPEILKELLEKRTETKRLMKSAGEAERAFLDAKQYALKILLNSFYGYSGYARARLYSLVLANAVTSFGRHNIIRTKEMIEEIGSVYIVDGKALLPWEISATSSTASKPSSVAGLNPDARRYDLSVVYGDTDSVFVRISSDQGISPEEAELIGRKIAETITSKLPEPMELVFEAFARRAIFLAKKRYALWLFERASTPSKPSDSVEGSESVWRDRIKVRGMETVRRDWCDLTSKTLRRCLELILKEGRVDDAVQHVRDVIQRLRDMDIRRDRELLDDLVLTRRFTKDASSYKNKQPHIQLVEKMRRRGGRVPAVGDRVAFIIVKGGKKTLFVDRAEDPEYAVENNLPVDTEYYIEKQLLPPVLRLFMPFDVGRESLLQCRSQKSLLHFDQKAQKQRSLLDF; translated from the coding sequence ATGCGCTTCCAGATCCTGGATGCAAACTACGTCTACGACAGAAATGGGCATCCTGTCGTGCAGCTGTTTGGCGTCAGCGATGGCGGGGATAGCGTCATCTGCCGTGTGTCGGGATTCAGGCCGTATTTCTACGCAAGTGCTCATGATATCACACATGCGGCGGAGGCTGTCAGATCCATGGGCCTCGATGTGGAGATCGTCGAGCGATACGAGCCCATCGGATACCAGTCCAAGCCATCAGAGATGCTGAGGATAACCGCAATAGATCCGAAATCTGTGAGAGAGCTGAGGGACCGGGTGAGGGAGATCCCGTCTGTGAAGGCAGTCTACGAGACCGACATCCTGTTCAAGAACAGATTTCTCATAGATACTGGCCTCGGCGGTATGGCGTGGGTCGGAGTGCCGGATGCGGAGAGATGCGAGATGCGCGACAGGCGCCGGTTTATCGTTGATTTGCCTATGGATAAACTGGCGCCGGAGGATCTGGAGAGCACAGCGCCCCTGAGGTTCATGGCCTTCGATATCGAATGCCTCCCGCAGAACGGGGAGATGCCCAGGCCTGAGAGCTCCCCTGTGATACTGATAAGCATGGCGTTCCACCCGCCGTACCGTGGGCTGAGTGATCTCGTTCTGGTGGGAAAGGAGATCAGCTGCGAGAGGCCTGATGTCGAGGGCTGTGCTGATGAGAAAGCCCTCATCTCCAGGTTCGTGTCCGTGATCGATGACTATGATCCTGATATCCTGGCGGGCTACAACTCGAATGAGTTTGATATTCCATATCTCAGAGAGCGGGCGTCCAGGCTGGGAATAGAGATGGATGTGGGTCGCGATGGAAGCACGTGGCTCATAAAGAGCATAGGTGGGAGCAAAAATGTCGCTGTGACAGGCCGGGTCGTTGTGGACCTGCTTCCGATCATCAGATCTTCGTTCAGCCTGAAGCAGTACACCCTGAGGAGTGCTGCCATGGAGCTGATCGGGGAGGAGAAGCGAGATGTGAACCCTGCCAGGATGGAGTCGATCTGGCTAGAGGGCGATGGGCTCCCGGATCTCATAAGCTACTCCAGGCGGGATGCGGTGCTTGTCATGCAGCTCCTCCTCCGCCTGAGGCTGATGGATAAATACATGGCTCTGGCGAGGGCGAGCGGTTCGCTGCTCCAGGATATAGTCAACGGCGGCCAGAGCGGCATGGTGGAGAGCCTCCTGCTCAGAAGGTTCCGCTCGCATGGAAGGGTTCTTCCGCCGAAGCCGGACTCGGAGGAGTCGGACGAGCGGTTCATGGATGCGGATGAGCTGAAGGGCGGGGCGGTCCTCACTCCGGTGAAGGGGCTTGTGGAGAACGTGCTCATACTCGATTACAAATCGCTCTATCCAACGATAATGATGGCCCACAACCTCTGCTACTCAACAGTGGTCACAAAGGAGAGGCCGCCGGAGGTTGTTAAATCCCCATCAGGTGGGGATTTCGCAGCCCCATCCGTCTGCAGGGGGATTGTGCCCGAGATACTGAAGGAGCTGCTGGAGAAGAGGACTGAGACGAAGAGGCTCATGAAGAGCGCAGGTGAGGCGGAGCGCGCGTTTCTCGATGCAAAGCAGTACGCGCTCAAGATCCTGCTGAACAGCTTCTACGGATACTCCGGATATGCCAGGGCGAGGCTTTACAGCCTGGTTCTTGCCAACGCTGTTACCAGCTTCGGAAGGCACAACATAATAAGGACAAAGGAGATGATCGAGGAGATCGGCTCCGTTTACATTGTTGATGGGAAAGCTCTGCTTCCCTGGGAGATTTCCGCCACATCTTCCACCGCATCGAAGCCATCTAGCGTGGCCGGGCTCAATCCAGATGCGAGGCGCTACGATCTCTCCGTTGTCTACGGGGATACGGACAGCGTCTTTGTCAGGATATCCTCCGATCAGGGCATCTCCCCTGAGGAGGCGGAGCTGATAGGAAGAAAGATCGCGGAGACGATAACATCGAAGCTCCCGGAGCCGATGGAGCTCGTGTTCGAGGCATTCGCCAGGCGTGCGATATTTCTGGCGAAGAAAAGGTATGCCCTCTGGCTCTTCGAGAGAGCATCGACTCCGTCGAAGCCCTCCGACTCCGTTGAAGGAAGCGAGAGCGTCTGGAGGGACAGGATAAAGGTCAGGGGCATGGAGACCGTCCGGCGGGACTGGTGCGACCTCACATCCAAGACTCTGAGGAGGTGCCTGGAGCTGATCCTGAAGGAGGGCCGCGTGGATGATGCTGTTCAGCATGTCAGAGACGTGATCCAGAGGCTCAGGGATATGGATATCAGACGGGACAGGGAGCTACTGGATGATCTGGTGCTCACAAGACGCTTCACAAAGGACGCATCCTCATACAAAAACAAGCAGCCTCATATCCAGCTGGTAGAGAAGATGAGGAGGCGCGGCGGAAGGGTGCCCGCGGTGGGCGACAGGGTCGCGTTCATAATAGTCAAGGGCGGCAAAAAGACTCTATTCGTCGACAGAGCTGAAGATCCGGAGTACGCTGTGGAGAACAACCTTCCTGTGGACACAGAATACTACATTGAGAAGCAGCTCCTTCCACCTGTCCTCAGGCTCTTCATGCCGTTTGATGTGGGCAGAGAGAGCCTGCTGCAGTGCAGATCGCAGAAAAGCCTCCTGCATTTCGATCAGAAGGCACAAAAGCAGCGATCCCTTCTGGACTTTTAG
- a CDS encoding EF-Tu/IF-2/RF-3 family GTPase: protein MPNLNVAVLGKAEFSKDLGKRGTASDITFYNLKRGETTVTFVEPTRYPERLAPLFYALSMARRAILIVEKIDQLFGEAVLALDCMGIRDGHIVLKNYISEEQIAPLLRSTAVERYAVIEDNPIEIRERLLEDADAVVHEEKASGTLPVDHFFNVRGVGTVVLGNVAEGTIRKHDLLRVLPGDKNAQVRSIQKHDEDFESASAGERAGLALKGIEVAELDRGTVLTTNDAVKTSTCLSSGAKLVRYWQSPLREGMVLHLGHWMQYVPARIESASGDPRRPDLTLSLDKPLVHLPGDRALMTYPEGGKLRIVGTIELP from the coding sequence ATGCCAAACCTCAATGTGGCGGTGCTCGGTAAAGCAGAGTTCTCGAAGGATCTGGGCAAGAGGGGCACAGCCAGCGATATAACGTTTTACAACCTCAAGAGGGGCGAGACAACTGTGACCTTCGTCGAGCCCACCAGGTATCCGGAGCGACTGGCGCCGCTCTTCTATGCTCTGTCAATGGCTCGGAGGGCAATCCTCATAGTGGAGAAGATAGACCAGCTCTTCGGGGAAGCTGTCCTCGCCCTGGACTGCATGGGCATTCGTGATGGTCATATCGTTCTCAAAAACTACATATCGGAGGAGCAGATCGCGCCCCTTCTCAGATCAACTGCGGTCGAGAGATATGCTGTGATCGAGGACAATCCCATAGAGATACGCGAGCGTCTTCTTGAGGATGCAGATGCTGTGGTGCATGAGGAAAAGGCCTCTGGAACGCTCCCTGTGGATCACTTCTTCAACGTTCGGGGAGTCGGGACCGTTGTCCTGGGGAATGTTGCAGAGGGGACCATAAGAAAGCACGATCTCCTCAGGGTTCTGCCCGGTGATAAGAACGCTCAGGTGAGATCGATACAGAAGCACGACGAGGATTTCGAGAGCGCGAGCGCGGGGGAGCGCGCAGGTCTTGCGCTGAAGGGCATAGAGGTCGCGGAGCTCGACCGGGGAACGGTTCTGACAACAAACGATGCTGTGAAAACCTCCACCTGCCTCAGCTCCGGAGCGAAGCTGGTGAGGTACTGGCAGTCCCCACTGAGAGAGGGGATGGTGCTTCACCTGGGGCACTGGATGCAGTATGTGCCTGCGAGGATTGAATCCGCCTCAGGCGACCCGCGGAGACCTGATCTGACCCTCTCCCTGGACAAGCCTCTCGTGCACCTGCCGGGGGACAGGGCGCTCATGACATACCCGGAGGGAGGAAAGCTGAGAATAGTGGGGACGATCGAGCTGCCGTGA
- the cas6 gene encoding CRISPR system precrRNA processing endoribonuclease RAMP protein Cas6 produces MGDIALSRFEARIRFESEADLSRWPGDVLRSGFGARLRELVCAARPGPSPPGDCSDCQLAGVCVYDFFYNSRPPGDARVLRRQRDIPRPFVFDPPLPGRYSAGSTASFGFTLIGRGIDHMPYFLVALRNLGESGMSRGYRRGYGRFTMESVDSIGYGKRDSIFSGTRVFNRTIRLSYREMLRGSTDHSGDITIRFLTPVQIKENDQFTAIPSFRGLISRLLFRANALAEFYGSGMLYDNESVLSLLGECRSVTVKGARIQDMRAKRYFHRQRIKMHALPPFFRGEITYTGEFSRDIMALLELGRLIHVGKMATFGNGMYEVVV; encoded by the coding sequence ATGGGTGATATCGCTCTCTCCAGGTTTGAGGCCAGGATAAGGTTCGAGTCCGAGGCGGATCTCTCCCGCTGGCCGGGGGATGTGCTGCGCAGCGGATTCGGGGCGCGTCTCAGAGAGCTGGTTTGCGCCGCCCGCCCGGGCCCAAGCCCTCCCGGGGACTGCAGCGATTGCCAGCTCGCAGGCGTCTGCGTCTATGACTTCTTCTACAACAGCCGTCCTCCAGGGGATGCGAGAGTTCTCAGGAGGCAGCGTGACATCCCCAGGCCGTTTGTCTTCGACCCCCCACTGCCCGGCAGGTACTCAGCAGGATCCACCGCAAGCTTCGGGTTCACGCTCATCGGTCGCGGCATCGATCACATGCCGTACTTCCTGGTGGCTCTCAGGAACCTGGGGGAGAGCGGGATGAGCCGCGGATACCGGAGGGGATATGGCAGGTTCACCATGGAATCGGTCGACTCTATCGGCTACGGCAAACGGGATAGCATATTCTCGGGAACAAGGGTATTCAACAGAACCATAAGGCTGAGCTATCGGGAGATGCTCAGGGGATCAACGGATCACAGCGGAGATATCACCATCCGCTTCCTCACGCCCGTCCAGATCAAGGAGAACGATCAGTTCACAGCGATCCCCTCGTTCCGTGGTCTCATATCCAGGCTGCTTTTCCGGGCAAACGCGCTGGCCGAGTTCTACGGATCTGGGATGCTCTACGATAACGAGAGCGTTCTGTCCCTCCTGGGAGAGTGCAGATCCGTTACAGTAAAAGGCGCCCGCATACAGGATATGAGAGCGAAGAGGTACTTCCACAGGCAGAGGATAAAGATGCACGCGCTACCACCCTTCTTCAGGGGCGAGATAACATACACCGGCGAGTTCTCCCGCGACATCATGGCCCTCCTCGAGCTCGGCAGGCTCATCCACGTGGGAAAGATGGCCACGTTCGGGAACGGGATGTATGAGGTGGTGGTGTGA